Proteins encoded in a region of the Moritella marina ATCC 15381 genome:
- a CDS encoding efflux RND transporter periplasmic adaptor subunit, with amino-acid sequence MHKLSQYITLLLLSITAYNATADTAIQPSNHLPMNNVQLADNYVTGQLVAARSVIISSENSGIVDEFNKDIGDKVQAGETLAKLSIADNVLNVELAQAELAVSLNELKIQQKQLQRYQALYNKNGISASEFDEQRRKTNTNKAQVEVDKIKLAMAKREQDKSQISAPFSGVILTRDLELGQFIPAGLSLYTLVDMDKVKVRFYLLELDVVSVNVGDAVTVTIPALKNKQLTGHIQILAPAFQTNEPGFLVEVLLDNSKHDLKPGMQARVQFIELGA; translated from the coding sequence ATGCATAAACTATCTCAATACATCACTCTTTTACTGTTATCTATCACAGCTTATAACGCGACGGCAGATACCGCGATCCAGCCTAGCAATCATTTGCCTATGAATAATGTCCAGCTGGCGGATAATTATGTCACTGGACAGCTTGTCGCAGCTCGCAGCGTTATTATTAGCAGTGAAAATAGCGGCATTGTAGATGAGTTTAATAAAGATATCGGCGATAAGGTGCAAGCGGGGGAAACATTAGCGAAGTTGTCTATTGCAGATAATGTCTTGAATGTTGAACTGGCACAAGCAGAACTCGCTGTCAGTCTTAACGAACTTAAAATACAGCAAAAACAATTACAGCGTTATCAAGCGCTGTATAATAAAAACGGTATTTCAGCGAGTGAATTTGATGAACAGCGTCGCAAAACGAATACCAATAAAGCCCAAGTTGAAGTAGATAAAATCAAACTGGCTATGGCCAAACGTGAGCAAGATAAATCTCAGATATCTGCGCCATTCTCAGGGGTGATATTAACCCGCGATCTCGAGCTCGGCCAGTTTATTCCCGCGGGACTATCATTGTATACCTTAGTTGATATGGACAAGGTAAAAGTACGCTTCTATTTACTTGAGTTAGATGTCGTGTCAGTTAATGTTGGTGATGCCGTCACTGTGACAATACCAGCGTTGAAAAATAAGCAGTTAACTGGCCATATACAGATCTTAGCCCCGGCTTTTCAGACCAATGAACCGGGTTTTTTGGTGGAAGTATTGCTCGATAATAGCAAGCATGATTTAAAGCCAGGTATGCAAGCTCGCGTACAGTTTATTGAGTTGGGAGCGTGA